One Solanum lycopersicum chromosome 4, SLM_r2.1 DNA window includes the following coding sequences:
- the LOC101263110 gene encoding acyl-CoA-binding domain-containing protein 3 isoform X2 gives MNLFQEFFVTAMLALVFSCIIVKIVSAAVSKDERVDTEKIVVEEVKISKGLVVRSRKSKKRVKFVEEGVVGNVDRVEREIPKKDGVEGFIEKKIEGVLRKGEDFNGEKGFENLDLVEHCGGEREVEIEGVLKKGDDFKGEKVCESLELIEQCGGEREVSDDPEVCGKNGLVEEKDEVKKIEGVLEKDDDFTVEKEDDDFTVEKVCENLDLNKHCGGESDDHDDADVCSKIELMEEKDEVKKIDELLVVKEKDTANAVVVDEVKVGENEVVEVGGGLSKGDDEKTDKMAMDEDIDDDWEGIERSELEEEFAKAVNFVDGGNGKNSGMENMGSELMMQLYGLQKIAIEGPCYEPQPMALKVYARAKWNAWQKMGSMNQEVAMEQYIKLLSDHVPNWTHHSKNDCEVGSSETKMPGDPDPIPDSSNDTGKDERTQETNRAAEGDKGEKE, from the exons ATGAATCTTTTTCAAGAATTCTTTGTTACTGCTATGTTAGCACTTGTATTTTCTTGTATAATTGTTAAAATTGTTTCTGCTGCAGTGTCAAAAGATGAAAGGGTTGATACAGAGAAAATTGTTGTGGAGGAAGTCAAGATATCAAAAGGGTTGGTTGTTAGGAGTAGGAAAAGTAAGAAAAGAGtcaaatttgttgaagaaggagTTGTTGGAAATGTTGATCGTGTAGAAAGAGAAATACCTAAGAAAGATGGGGTTGAAGGgtttattgagaaaaaaattgagggTGTTTTGAGGAAAGGTGAAGACTTTAATGGGGAGAAAGGTTTTGAGAATCTTGATTTGGTTGAGCATTGTGGTGGTGAAAGGGAGGTGGAAATTGAGGGTGTTTTGAAGAAAGGTGATGACTTTAAGGGGGAGAAGGTTTGTGAGAGTCTAGAGTTGATTGAGCAATGTGGTGGTGAAAGAGAGGTGAGTGATGATCCAGAAGTTTGTGGAAAAAATGGGTTGGTGGAGGAAAAGGATGAAGTTAAGAAAATTGAGGGTGTTTTAGAGAAAGATGATGACTTTACGGTTGAAAAGGAAGATGATGACTTTACGGTCGAAAAGGTTTGTGAAAATCTTGATTTGAATAAGCACTGTGGTGGTGAAAGTGATGATCATGATGATGCAGATGTGTGCAGCAAAATTGAGTTGATGGAGGAAAAGGATGAGGTTAAGAAGATTGATGAGTTGCTTGTTGTGAAGGAGAAAGATACCGCGAATGCTGTGGTTGTTGATGAAGTCAAAGTAGGTGAAAATGAGGTGGTTGAGGTAGGAGGTGGGTTGAGTAAAGGGGATGATGAGAAGACGGATAAGATGGCGATGGATgaagatattgatgatgattggGAGGGAATTGAGAGAAGTGAATTGGAGGAGGAATTTGCTAAAGCTGTTAACTTTGTGGATGGGGGAAATGGAAAGAATAGTGGTATGGAGAATATGGGGAGTGAATTGATGATGCAATTGTATGGACTCCAGAAAATTGCAATCGAAGGACCTTGTTACGAACCTCAACCAATGGCATTGAAAGTCTATGCCCGTGCCAAATG GAATGCGTGGCAGAAAATGGGAAGCATGAATCAGGAGGTGGCCATGGAGCAGTATATTAAGCTTTTGTCAGACCATGTCCCCAATTGGACACATCATAGTAAG AATGATTGCGAAGTAGGGTCTTCAGAAACTAAAATGCCTGGAGATCCAGATCCAATTCCTGATTCTTCTAATGATACAGGCAAAGATGAAAG GACACAGGAAACGAACCGTGCTGCAGAAGGAGATAAAGGTGAAAAG GAATAG
- the LOC101263110 gene encoding acyl-CoA-binding domain-containing protein 3 isoform X1: MNLFQEFFVTAMLALVFSCIIVKIVSAAVSKDERVDTEKIVVEEVKISKGLVVRSRKSKKRVKFVEEGVVGNVDRVEREIPKKDGVEGFIEKKIEGVLRKGEDFNGEKGFENLDLVEHCGGEREVEIEGVLKKGDDFKGEKVCESLELIEQCGGEREVSDDPEVCGKNGLVEEKDEVKKIEGVLEKDDDFTVEKEDDDFTVEKVCENLDLNKHCGGESDDHDDADVCSKIELMEEKDEVKKIDELLVVKEKDTANAVVVDEVKVGENEVVEVGGGLSKGDDEKTDKMAMDEDIDDDWEGIERSELEEEFAKAVNFVDGGNGKNSGMENMGSELMMQLYGLQKIAIEGPCYEPQPMALKVYARAKWNAWQKMGSMNQEVAMEQYIKLLSDHVPNWTHHSKNDCEVGSSETKMPGDPDPIPDSSNDTGKDERTQETNRAAEGDKGIGMRTHQQA; this comes from the exons ATGAATCTTTTTCAAGAATTCTTTGTTACTGCTATGTTAGCACTTGTATTTTCTTGTATAATTGTTAAAATTGTTTCTGCTGCAGTGTCAAAAGATGAAAGGGTTGATACAGAGAAAATTGTTGTGGAGGAAGTCAAGATATCAAAAGGGTTGGTTGTTAGGAGTAGGAAAAGTAAGAAAAGAGtcaaatttgttgaagaaggagTTGTTGGAAATGTTGATCGTGTAGAAAGAGAAATACCTAAGAAAGATGGGGTTGAAGGgtttattgagaaaaaaattgagggTGTTTTGAGGAAAGGTGAAGACTTTAATGGGGAGAAAGGTTTTGAGAATCTTGATTTGGTTGAGCATTGTGGTGGTGAAAGGGAGGTGGAAATTGAGGGTGTTTTGAAGAAAGGTGATGACTTTAAGGGGGAGAAGGTTTGTGAGAGTCTAGAGTTGATTGAGCAATGTGGTGGTGAAAGAGAGGTGAGTGATGATCCAGAAGTTTGTGGAAAAAATGGGTTGGTGGAGGAAAAGGATGAAGTTAAGAAAATTGAGGGTGTTTTAGAGAAAGATGATGACTTTACGGTTGAAAAGGAAGATGATGACTTTACGGTCGAAAAGGTTTGTGAAAATCTTGATTTGAATAAGCACTGTGGTGGTGAAAGTGATGATCATGATGATGCAGATGTGTGCAGCAAAATTGAGTTGATGGAGGAAAAGGATGAGGTTAAGAAGATTGATGAGTTGCTTGTTGTGAAGGAGAAAGATACCGCGAATGCTGTGGTTGTTGATGAAGTCAAAGTAGGTGAAAATGAGGTGGTTGAGGTAGGAGGTGGGTTGAGTAAAGGGGATGATGAGAAGACGGATAAGATGGCGATGGATgaagatattgatgatgattggGAGGGAATTGAGAGAAGTGAATTGGAGGAGGAATTTGCTAAAGCTGTTAACTTTGTGGATGGGGGAAATGGAAAGAATAGTGGTATGGAGAATATGGGGAGTGAATTGATGATGCAATTGTATGGACTCCAGAAAATTGCAATCGAAGGACCTTGTTACGAACCTCAACCAATGGCATTGAAAGTCTATGCCCGTGCCAAATG GAATGCGTGGCAGAAAATGGGAAGCATGAATCAGGAGGTGGCCATGGAGCAGTATATTAAGCTTTTGTCAGACCATGTCCCCAATTGGACACATCATAGTAAG AATGATTGCGAAGTAGGGTCTTCAGAAACTAAAATGCCTGGAGATCCAGATCCAATTCCTGATTCTTCTAATGATACAGGCAAAGATGAAAG GACACAGGAAACGAACCGTGCTGCAGAAGGAGATAAAG GAATAGGTATGAGAACTCACCAGCAGGCATAA